The following proteins are co-located in the Polystyrenella longa genome:
- a CDS encoding ABC transporter permease, with product MSIAARSRTIGTILRICIEERLVYRGDFAFATLLRFFPIITQIFLWGAIYGVWSGSSQKTELNGYTFPNMVAYYLFAMLGRAFSSMPGLATGISRDVRDGTIKKYLTQPIDMLGYLFWHRVAHKIVYYVMATGPFLLVFFLCRAYLPGWPDGFTICAWILSLMMAFMVGFLIEALIGMISFWFLEVSSLLFIYMMFNFFLSGHMIPLDWIPDPWGTWMKMLPLKYLAYFPASIMLTDPSGAPKYTHAELINELSIEAMWIFILLVLNRIAYHRGTRRYGAFGG from the coding sequence ATGTCGATTGCGGCCCGTTCGCGAACTATCGGAACCATTTTGCGAATCTGTATTGAGGAACGCCTCGTATACCGAGGTGATTTTGCCTTCGCAACATTACTCCGCTTTTTCCCCATTATCACTCAGATATTTTTGTGGGGGGCGATTTATGGGGTCTGGTCCGGTTCTAGCCAGAAAACGGAACTCAACGGATACACGTTCCCCAATATGGTGGCGTATTATCTGTTCGCCATGTTGGGTCGAGCCTTTTCAAGCATGCCGGGGTTAGCGACAGGTATCTCTCGAGATGTGCGCGACGGCACGATCAAAAAGTATCTGACGCAACCCATCGATATGCTGGGGTATCTTTTCTGGCATCGTGTGGCTCACAAGATCGTGTATTACGTCATGGCAACGGGGCCATTTCTGCTTGTTTTCTTTCTCTGTAGAGCCTACCTGCCCGGTTGGCCGGATGGCTTTACGATCTGCGCCTGGATTCTTTCGCTAATGATGGCTTTCATGGTCGGATTTCTGATCGAAGCACTGATCGGCATGATTTCCTTCTGGTTTCTGGAAGTCAGCTCGCTTTTGTTCATCTATATGATGTTCAACTTCTTTCTCTCCGGTCACATGATTCCTCTCGACTGGATCCCTGATCCGTGGGGGACCTGGATGAAGATGTTACCGCTTAAGTATCTCGCGTACTTTCCCGCGTCGATCATGCTGACTGATCCGTCGGGTGCTCCCAAATATACGCATGCGGAATTAATCAACGAACTTTCCATTGAAGCTATGTGGATTTTCATTCTGCTAGTCCTCAACCGAATTGCCTATCACCGGGGGACGCGACGCTACGGAGCCTTCGGGGGATAA
- a CDS encoding GGDEF domain-containing protein, with product MFSHSILAQLGQPSAHVILTLSFCTTIASVVGFGIGYWYGKNNLRWQIRKLARDASRFLPAVLQQLEAAEQACRRLNSIPKLNLNSRQTEQLERKQSGLIDSLGQVLSRLKPSSATTKATAKPQEPVPLNWQLAPVDHSLDIPDSSTVTQNLENLVGHLKQNQQTGGLLLLKMNKQETFKERFGPASTEHLFKQLTELAQASLREEDLVVRLDDDTLCLFLPETDLSAGTKFSHQLRHTVRHGSFRLNTSDSEVLLTASFGYAFCRPTDSSDQVMNRAIKALKHSESKGRNQLFVHSGSSVPRCVTTP from the coding sequence ATGTTCAGTCACTCTATCCTTGCGCAACTGGGCCAGCCTTCAGCCCATGTTATTCTGACGCTATCGTTCTGCACGACGATTGCGTCTGTCGTTGGGTTTGGGATCGGGTACTGGTACGGCAAAAATAATCTCCGCTGGCAGATTCGCAAACTGGCACGTGATGCCTCTCGGTTCCTGCCGGCAGTTCTGCAACAACTAGAAGCGGCTGAACAAGCCTGTCGACGGTTGAATTCGATTCCTAAACTGAATCTGAATTCTCGTCAGACCGAACAGTTGGAACGCAAACAGTCAGGATTGATCGATTCTCTTGGTCAAGTCCTCTCTCGTTTAAAACCCAGTTCGGCAACCACCAAAGCGACTGCTAAACCACAAGAGCCTGTTCCGCTCAACTGGCAGTTAGCCCCGGTCGATCATTCGCTCGACATTCCTGATTCCTCGACCGTAACGCAGAACCTTGAGAACCTGGTCGGGCATTTAAAACAGAATCAGCAAACGGGTGGTTTACTGCTGCTTAAAATGAATAAACAGGAGACGTTCAAAGAACGTTTTGGTCCTGCTTCCACCGAGCATCTTTTTAAACAGCTGACAGAACTCGCACAGGCGAGTCTCCGAGAAGAAGATCTGGTCGTCCGTCTGGATGACGATACGCTTTGTCTCTTTCTCCCTGAAACGGACTTGTCGGCTGGAACCAAGTTTTCTCATCAATTGCGACACACAGTTCGGCACGGAAGTTTCAGGTTAAATACGAGTGACAGTGAAGTCCTGCTGACTGCGTCATTCGGTTACGCTTTCTGTCGTCCTACCGATTCCTCGGACCAGGTGATGAATCGGGCGATCAAAGCCTTAAAGCACTCCGAAAGCAAAGGGCGAAATCAGTTGTTCGTTCATAGCGGAAGTAGTGTTCCGCGCTGTGTTACGACGCCCTGA
- a CDS encoding peroxiredoxin family protein yields the protein MRTFLLTRFTSATCLMLGLLTGLSAVAAEFPAHYIYRGSLTHFPDNKQDRGQEVKRFQIDAFVDQAVNDEVIMNYVISENGSGGWHWSQQFGALTYNSAQNAQSGREWMLLNSYDDKEYEVAFRAPWFEQLDRLKENAAWEELPFEYTVAKNAQDSSSWSVKMKHNLSRHQELTVKGESGLVTAARQTVFVGQGDRFQLDWKLEEQLPLEENAWTAISKIWSSLANLQRDLKVDLYIPVEELNKDQLDLTRAQLTALKTESANTPLESLVRKIELQTELGEERADSMAALSEKFVGKEPPEFQLVTLKNANIDKADYAGKPVILHFWRYQDQSLKAPYGQTGYLDYLYNQREKEGIKVYGIAVDPRLSDPQQKRSAMLQIKKTTRFMNLSYPITLDDGELLQKFGNPQISAGQLPLWVVLGPDGKVAHYFAGHYEVKPNEGLKELDALVADLLTQATAE from the coding sequence ATGCGGACCTTCCTGCTGACTCGATTCACATCCGCGACCTGCTTGATGCTTGGTTTACTGACAGGTCTTTCCGCTGTCGCTGCTGAGTTTCCGGCGCACTATATCTATCGGGGGTCGTTAACTCATTTTCCCGATAACAAACAGGATCGTGGACAGGAAGTCAAACGTTTTCAGATTGATGCCTTTGTGGATCAGGCTGTAAATGATGAAGTCATCATGAACTACGTCATCAGCGAAAACGGTAGCGGGGGTTGGCACTGGTCGCAACAGTTCGGGGCATTGACTTACAACAGTGCCCAGAATGCTCAATCAGGTCGAGAATGGATGTTGCTCAATTCATATGACGACAAAGAATATGAAGTCGCTTTCCGTGCTCCCTGGTTCGAACAATTGGATCGCTTGAAAGAGAATGCGGCTTGGGAAGAATTACCGTTCGAATACACCGTTGCGAAAAATGCTCAGGACTCGTCTTCCTGGTCGGTGAAAATGAAACATAACCTGAGTCGGCATCAGGAATTGACCGTCAAAGGCGAGAGTGGTTTGGTCACGGCGGCGCGTCAAACGGTCTTCGTTGGTCAGGGAGATCGTTTTCAGCTCGACTGGAAACTGGAAGAACAACTCCCACTCGAAGAAAATGCCTGGACTGCGATTTCCAAAATTTGGTCCTCGCTCGCGAATCTGCAACGGGATTTGAAAGTCGATCTATACATCCCGGTTGAAGAATTGAATAAAGATCAGCTTGATTTAACGCGTGCCCAGCTTACTGCTCTCAAAACGGAATCCGCCAATACCCCGCTTGAGTCACTCGTTCGTAAAATCGAATTGCAAACAGAACTGGGCGAGGAACGGGCCGATTCGATGGCGGCGCTTTCAGAGAAGTTCGTCGGAAAAGAACCTCCCGAATTTCAGTTGGTTACTTTAAAGAATGCCAACATTGATAAAGCCGATTATGCAGGCAAACCTGTTATTCTGCATTTCTGGCGTTATCAGGATCAATCGTTGAAGGCTCCTTACGGGCAGACAGGATATCTCGATTACCTGTATAATCAACGCGAGAAAGAGGGTATCAAGGTTTACGGTATCGCTGTCGATCCCCGCCTTTCCGATCCGCAACAGAAACGTTCGGCCATGCTGCAGATCAAGAAAACGACCCGGTTCATGAACCTGAGTTATCCGATCACGCTGGACGACGGCGAACTGTTGCAGAAATTCGGCAACCCACAAATCAGCGCCGGCCAGCTGCCACTGTGGGTGGTACTCGGTCCTGACGGGAAAGTCGCCCATTACTTCGCGGGTCACTACGAAGTGAAACCGAACGAGGGGTTGAAAGAGCTAGACGCCCTGGTCGCCGATTTGTTGACTCAGGCCACCGCGGAATAA
- a CDS encoding ABC transporter ATP-binding protein translates to MPAIEVNNLSKTYRVYRKREGLMASITGLFHREYSEVHAVEKVGFQIEKGEMVAFLGPNGAGKTTTLKLLSGLIFPTSGDAKVLGYTPWERHNDYRRRFSLVMGQKNQLWWDLPAQESFRLHKEIYRIDNKTFDNRVEELTELLEVKKLVGQPVRELSLGERMRMELIAALLHGPEVLLLDEPTIGLDVVSQRRVQEFLRYYQQERKITVVLTSHYMKDVEALCSRAIIINGGKVKHDGPLVEILDRFSKYKIIDLLFAGTEIPAGLERYGTIQESTPPRVKLQVPRNKIPEILTNLLSQYTIEDVGVQERPLEEVIAELFTSDRDSDEPSVLPEESPV, encoded by the coding sequence ATGCCTGCTATCGAAGTAAATAATCTGTCGAAGACTTACCGCGTCTACCGTAAGCGTGAGGGGCTGATGGCCTCCATTACGGGGTTGTTTCATCGTGAATATTCCGAAGTTCACGCAGTTGAAAAAGTCGGTTTCCAGATCGAAAAAGGAGAGATGGTCGCGTTTCTCGGACCAAATGGTGCCGGAAAAACGACGACGCTCAAATTACTCTCCGGCCTGATTTTTCCTACATCGGGCGATGCGAAAGTTCTGGGGTATACACCCTGGGAACGCCATAACGACTATCGCCGTCGATTTTCGCTCGTAATGGGGCAGAAAAATCAGCTCTGGTGGGATTTGCCCGCTCAGGAATCATTCCGACTGCACAAAGAAATTTATCGAATCGATAATAAGACGTTCGATAATCGCGTCGAAGAATTGACTGAGTTGCTGGAAGTCAAAAAACTGGTTGGCCAGCCAGTCCGTGAATTGTCGCTCGGGGAACGGATGCGGATGGAACTGATTGCCGCCCTGCTCCATGGCCCGGAAGTACTGCTGCTGGATGAACCGACGATCGGACTTGATGTCGTGTCCCAGCGACGCGTGCAGGAATTCCTCCGGTATTACCAGCAGGAACGCAAAATAACTGTCGTCCTGACCAGCCATTACATGAAGGATGTCGAGGCTCTGTGTAGCCGAGCGATCATCATCAACGGCGGAAAAGTCAAACATGATGGTCCACTGGTGGAGATTCTGGATCGCTTCAGCAAATATAAGATCATCGATCTGCTCTTCGCCGGGACAGAAATTCCTGCGGGTCTGGAACGCTACGGTACTATTCAGGAATCAACTCCTCCCAGGGTGAAGCTACAGGTCCCTCGGAACAAGATTCCAGAGATCCTCACCAATTTATTGTCTCAATACACAATTGAAGATGTCGGTGTACAGGAACGGCCGCTCGAAGAAGTGATCGCGGAATTGTTCACGAGTGATCGAGATTCTGATGAACCGTCGGTTCTACCGGAAGAATCCCCTGTTTGA
- a CDS encoding carboxy terminal-processing peptidase: protein MKLPKKARSASALFTLVICFAGFVFLANSFAPAESVEESTTKLVCELLAEHHISHPVIGDEVSAKVFHEFIDGLDSQKQYFYKSDIDELKKQELKLDDYLKGGDVKFAFDAFNLYKERVKERVDVAMVLINENHDFTVDEFLITDGDELEWATSKAELNERWRKRIKFDILNLKLANEKNEKSNETEADEEKKKPVYDPVERLTKRYERLYSNLAQTQDFEVFEMYIGALTHSLDPHTSYMSPQTLEDFQIQMSLKLTGIGASLRSEDGLTVIHRIIPGGAADKDGRLEAGDVIVRVGQEGQAEDQFEDIREMKLSRVVRFIRGPADTEVQLEVQKGKTDDIVHYTLVRKEVELKEDAVQGEIIDLETRVENGKGRVGVIKIPSFYHDFSRNDNNDVNVRSTARDVLQVLIDFQEETQKSGKELDGIIIDLRDNGGGALSEAIDVSGLFIEDGPVVQVKSKEGRVSVQSDDNNAVAYRGPLVVVCNRLSASASEIFAGVIKDYKRGIIVGDETTHGKGTVQHVMPVQKSTFGFPVGKPNGALKLTINQFYRVNGESTQNRGVESDVTLPSILDHGELGEKYLDNALAFDEIEVAEHDNFGLVLPDIVTMLQKRSAQRISQNDGFNKDLRQIARYEERKNRKKVTLNEAALRKDRQEDLEEESLEEKIVKAAQDDENGPLFPDEHYNNEVLNISTDYINVLRSKAKQTVSK, encoded by the coding sequence ATGAAACTGCCCAAAAAAGCTCGTTCTGCCTCCGCTTTGTTCACACTCGTGATCTGTTTTGCCGGTTTCGTCTTTCTGGCGAACAGTTTTGCCCCGGCGGAATCGGTTGAGGAATCAACGACGAAGTTGGTTTGTGAACTGCTCGCAGAACATCACATCAGCCATCCTGTTATTGGCGACGAAGTGTCGGCCAAAGTTTTCCATGAATTCATTGATGGACTCGATTCGCAGAAACAATATTTCTACAAAAGTGACATCGACGAACTAAAGAAACAGGAACTCAAACTGGACGACTACCTCAAAGGGGGGGACGTGAAGTTCGCGTTTGATGCGTTCAATTTGTACAAAGAACGTGTTAAAGAGCGGGTTGATGTGGCTATGGTTCTGATAAATGAGAATCACGATTTCACTGTTGATGAGTTCCTGATCACTGATGGTGATGAACTCGAATGGGCAACATCAAAGGCAGAACTCAATGAACGCTGGCGGAAACGGATCAAGTTTGACATCCTCAATTTGAAACTCGCCAACGAGAAAAACGAAAAAAGCAACGAAACCGAAGCAGACGAAGAAAAGAAAAAACCTGTTTACGATCCAGTGGAACGATTAACTAAACGATACGAACGTCTCTATTCCAACTTGGCACAAACGCAGGATTTCGAAGTCTTCGAAATGTATATCGGAGCATTGACTCATTCACTCGATCCACATACCAGCTATATGTCACCGCAGACACTGGAAGACTTCCAGATTCAGATGAGCCTGAAGTTAACTGGTATCGGTGCTTCACTCCGATCTGAAGATGGTTTGACTGTAATCCACCGGATTATTCCGGGTGGGGCCGCCGATAAAGATGGCCGTCTCGAAGCAGGTGATGTCATTGTGAGAGTCGGACAGGAAGGCCAGGCCGAGGATCAGTTTGAAGACATTCGCGAAATGAAGCTAAGCCGTGTGGTTCGCTTTATTCGTGGGCCAGCCGATACCGAAGTCCAACTGGAAGTTCAGAAAGGCAAAACGGACGACATTGTGCATTACACACTCGTTCGAAAAGAAGTCGAACTGAAAGAGGACGCCGTTCAGGGTGAAATTATCGATCTCGAAACGCGTGTCGAGAATGGAAAAGGTCGCGTCGGTGTGATCAAAATTCCTTCTTTCTATCACGACTTCAGTCGGAATGACAATAATGATGTTAATGTTCGCAGCACTGCCCGCGACGTCTTGCAGGTTCTGATTGATTTCCAGGAAGAGACCCAGAAAAGTGGTAAGGAACTGGATGGAATCATTATCGACCTGCGTGACAACGGTGGTGGAGCTCTGTCTGAAGCGATTGACGTTTCCGGTCTCTTCATTGAAGACGGCCCCGTCGTTCAGGTGAAAAGTAAAGAAGGCCGCGTCTCTGTGCAGTCTGATGACAACAATGCGGTTGCCTATCGCGGTCCTCTGGTGGTGGTCTGTAACCGACTGTCCGCTTCCGCTTCTGAAATCTTTGCAGGCGTGATCAAAGACTACAAACGAGGTATCATCGTCGGTGATGAAACCACTCATGGTAAAGGAACTGTCCAGCACGTGATGCCGGTGCAGAAATCGACTTTCGGATTCCCTGTCGGCAAACCGAATGGGGCACTGAAACTGACTATCAACCAGTTCTACCGGGTGAATGGTGAGAGCACTCAGAACCGGGGTGTTGAATCGGATGTCACATTGCCTTCGATTCTTGATCACGGTGAACTGGGCGAAAAGTATCTCGACAATGCGTTGGCGTTCGATGAGATTGAAGTTGCCGAACACGATAACTTCGGACTCGTTCTGCCGGACATTGTCACGATGCTGCAGAAACGGTCAGCTCAGCGGATCAGCCAGAACGATGGGTTTAACAAAGATTTGCGACAAATCGCCCGTTACGAAGAACGTAAGAATCGCAAGAAAGTCACCTTGAACGAAGCCGCCCTGCGAAAAGATCGCCAGGAAGATCTTGAAGAGGAAAGCCTCGAAGAGAAAATCGTGAAAGCGGCTCAGGACGATGAAAATGGTCCCCTGTTCCCGGATGAGCATTACAACAATGAAGTCCTGAACATCTCGACGGACTACATCAATGTATTGCGATCCAAAGCGAAACAAACTGTTTCCAAATAA
- a CDS encoding RNA 2'-phosphotransferase, with protein sequence MDAKEPLLEKRERVGVSKTMSHALRHEPWLYELELDEEGWTPVLQLLTTLQETRHEWQHLTITHIEQIVDSSDKKRFEIEDGKIRAHYGHSLAQVIRKQPAVPPELLFHGTSPETVSLIAEAGLLPMARQYVHCSADRETATLVGKRKAACPVILEIDAGRADQAGVPFYLGNELIWLADQVPPEYIRFPIEK encoded by the coding sequence ATGGACGCGAAAGAACCTCTATTAGAAAAACGAGAGCGGGTCGGTGTCAGCAAAACGATGTCGCACGCATTGCGGCACGAACCCTGGCTCTATGAATTGGAATTGGATGAGGAAGGTTGGACGCCTGTCTTACAACTCCTGACGACGCTGCAGGAGACACGACACGAATGGCAACATCTCACGATCACTCATATTGAACAGATCGTGGATTCCTCTGACAAAAAGCGGTTTGAGATCGAAGATGGAAAAATCCGAGCGCACTACGGACATTCACTGGCTCAAGTTATTCGCAAACAACCCGCTGTTCCGCCGGAATTGCTATTTCACGGTACCAGCCCCGAGACAGTCTCGCTAATTGCAGAAGCAGGTCTGTTACCAATGGCACGGCAATACGTGCATTGCTCCGCCGATCGCGAAACGGCAACACTTGTAGGCAAACGAAAAGCCGCGTGTCCCGTTATTCTGGAAATTGATGCGGGGCGAGCTGATCAGGCGGGAGTGCCCTTTTATCTGGGGAACGAATTGATCTGGCTGGCCGATCAGGTGCCGCCAGAATATATCCGCTTTCCCATTGAGAAGTGA